A stretch of Myxococcus hansupus DNA encodes these proteins:
- a CDS encoding iron-containing redox enzyme family protein encodes MSTQTEQAVGLDWVSALAQEGRALVSALEVQPDAKRLFAGTLDREGYIHYLIQTYHYARWSTPMLAQSGHRLKRQGRHPHLAKLLVQKAGEERGHERWLLSDLKNLGCPEAHVEAATRRPAVDAYTGWNFFTSRSGVPTAFLGTAYVLEYLSQTCATGVVERLIAADTIPNIRKSVTFLRSHGALDGDHVAELESVLRTLTDPEDQAAVIFSARVTRCIYPGIFREP; translated from the coding sequence GTGAGCACGCAAACCGAGCAGGCGGTGGGACTGGACTGGGTGTCGGCGCTGGCGCAGGAGGGCAGGGCGCTGGTGTCGGCGCTGGAGGTGCAGCCCGACGCGAAGCGCCTCTTCGCGGGCACCCTCGACAGGGAAGGCTACATCCACTACCTGATTCAGACGTACCACTACGCGCGCTGGAGCACGCCGATGCTGGCGCAGTCGGGGCACCGGCTGAAGCGTCAGGGCCGGCATCCGCACCTGGCGAAGCTGCTGGTGCAGAAGGCCGGCGAGGAGCGGGGCCACGAGCGGTGGTTGCTGTCGGACCTGAAGAACCTGGGCTGCCCCGAAGCGCACGTCGAGGCCGCGACGCGCAGGCCGGCGGTGGACGCGTACACCGGCTGGAACTTCTTCACGTCCCGCTCCGGCGTGCCCACCGCCTTCCTGGGCACCGCGTATGTGCTGGAGTACCTGTCCCAGACGTGCGCGACGGGCGTGGTGGAGCGGCTCATCGCCGCGGACACCATCCCGAACATTCGCAAGTCCGTCACCTTCTTGCGCAGCCACGGCGCGCTGGACGGAGACCACGTGGCGGAGTTGGAGTCGGTGCTGCGGACGCTGACGGACCCGGAGGACCAGGCGGCGGTAATCTTCTCCGCTCGCGTCACGCGTTGCATCTACCCGGGCATCTTCCGCGAGCCCTGA